A single Cannabis sativa cultivar Pink pepper isolate KNU-18-1 chromosome 7, ASM2916894v1, whole genome shotgun sequence DNA region contains:
- the LOC115697049 gene encoding 2-alkenal reductase (NADP(+)-dependent) yields MAEVKNKQVLLRDYVSSNPKESDMYVTTSTLKLKLPQASNGVLVKNLYLSCDPCMVNCMKKHLNPASYVDSFKPHLPISGFGVAEVLESGDSNFKVGDLVGGITGWEQYSIIDQTESLCKIHLTDLPLSYYAGILGMPGMTAYTGFYELCSPKKGEYVFVSAASCAIGQLVGQFAKLMGCYVVGSAENKEKVDLLKTKFGFDEAFNDEEEADLGAALKRYFPEGIDIYFENVGGKLLDAVLLNMRFNARIAVCGMISQYNLEHPEGVHNLMNLITKQARLQGFVVTNYYHLYPKFLEFILPFIKQGTIIYVEDVAQGLDNAPAALVGLLAGCNIGAQIVAVS; encoded by the exons ATGGCGGAAGTGAAGAACAAGCAGGTCTTACTACGAGACTATGTCTCTAGTAACCCAAAAGAATCAGACATGTATGTAACCACTTCTACTCTCAAACTCAAGCTTCCACAAGCCTCTAATGGTGTTTTGGTTAAGAATCTCTATCTGTCCTGCGACCCTTGTATGGTAAATTGTATGAAGAAGCATCTCAATCCTGCTTCTTATGTAGATTCTTTTAAACCCCATTTG CCAATTAGTGGGTTTGGAGTGGCTGAAGTGTTGGAATCTGGGGATTCGAATTTCAAAGTGGGAGATTTGGTTGGGGGAATTACTGGGTGGGAGCAATATAGTATCATAGATCAAACTGAGTCACTTTGCAAAATTCACCTCACTGATCTTCCACTGTCTTACTATGCTGGTATTCTTG GTATGCCTGGTATGACTGCTTACACTGGTTTCTATGAGCTTTGCTCTCCAAAGAAAGGAGAATACGTCTTTGTTTCGGCGGCCTCGTGTGCAATCGGTCAGCTTGTTGGGCAGTTTGCAAAGCTGATGGGTTGTTATGTGGTGGGCAGTGctgaaaacaaagaaaaa GTTGATTTGTTAAAGACCAAGTTTGGATTTGATGAAGCTTTCAACGATGAAGAAGAGGCTGATTTGGGTGCAGCTTTAAAAag GTACTTTCCTGAAGGAATAGATATATACTTTGAAAATGTTGGGGGAAAGTTGCTTGATGCAGTGCTACTAAATATGAGATTCAATGCTCGAATTGCTGTGTGTGGAATGATCTCACAGTACAATCTTGAGCACCCTGAAGGCGTTCATAACTTAATGAACCTTATTACCAAACAAGCTCGATTACAAGGATTTGTAGTGACTAACTACTATCATCTCTACCCCAAGTTTCTTGAGTTTATTCTACCTTTCATCAAACAAGGGACCATCATCTATGTGGAAGATGTTGCTCAAGGCTTGGACAATGCCCCTGCAGCTCTTGTTGGTCTATTAGCTGGCTGCAACATTGGAGCACAAATAGTTGCTGTTTCATGA